The Candidatus Poribacteria bacterium DNA segment TCCAACGGATCGTTCCTCGGAGCCGCGAGCCTACAGCGTGATCGTGTCGCGAGGCAGTTGGTCGATGCGCTCGATGCCTAGCGTGTCGGTGCGGAGCGTCCAGTCGATGGGCGTCCAGTCTGGCGCTGGCGGGCCCAGCTTCGGGACGTACGGCGCATCGCGGTCGGGCCCGACGACTCCGTTCAGCGCGACGCGCGGATGGTTCGCTCGGTTGTGCGATGAGCCGTGCGCGACGAGATAGTGCAGGAACACGACGTCCCCGGCGTTGGCAGTCACCGGAATCGGCGTCTGGTAATCGAGGTCCGGGACGGCTGTCTTGCCACCGGGCACGGTTCCGCTAGTGATCCAGTGCTCGAACAGAAGCCGATGGCTCCCGGGTGATACCGCCGTAGCGCCTCCGAACTCGACCGTGTCCGTGAGATAGGTCATGGTGACGAGGAACCGGTGCAGGGGCAAGAGCGTCGTTACGTCGATGCCGTCGATGTGGAGACCCATCGGTTCGAACACGGGCTCTCCGTGGCGCGGGAAGTTGATGACCGGGCTCGCCCCGCCGCCGCGCCGGAAGTGGGCTCCGACGAGCTGCTCCGCGACCGCCTCGACCTGCGCCGTGCGGCAGGGAGCCATATGGCGGTTCACTTCATGCGGCACGATAATGGCGGCTTCGGGCCATGTGGACGGGTCGTCGGGCGACCTGCCCAGCTCGCGCCACATGCGGTCTCGCACCGACGCAACGATGTCCGGCGGAACCAGTCTGCGACCGACATGGTAACCGTGGCGCACGAAGGCGGCGACCTCGGAGGCGGAAAGAGGTCCGCTCGGACTGGTCTGGGTCGCGATTGGGTCTGCGGCGGATCGATCGATCGGCAGCGTCGTCGCCCTGCTGTCAGTGTTGTCCATGTAGGGGTCGCGGACGGTATGCTACCCTAGCACAGCCTGGGGCGTCGCACAAAGGGCGTGCGGCGCTCGTGACCGGTGGAGGAAGCCTCGATGCGTCGATCCGGCATGGCGGATGATCTGGCTCCCGAGGAGGTGCGCGCGCTGCGCATCGACGTGCCAAGCCAACTGCCCAATATCCGCGTGATCTTGGAGGAGACGAAGGATGCACGGAACGTCGGATCGGTGGCTCGCGCCATCAAGGGCATGGGCATCTCCGAGCTCTGGCTGGTGAACCCGCTATGTGACTGGCGCAACTCGCAGGAGGCTCGGCAGCTTGCGAGCAACTCGCGCGATGTGCTCGCTGCAGCGAGAGAGGTCACGACGCTGGACGAGGCGGTTGGCGACGTGCACCTGCTCGTGGGAACCACCCATCGCCGACGCGAGCGGCGGATGGCGCAGCCGGTCACCATGCGCGAAGCCGCCGCCGAGATCGCTCGAACAGCCATCGATCACCGAGTCGCGCTCTACTTCGGCAGAGAGGACTTCGGGATATCGAACGCCTCGCTGTCGCGCTGCCATCTCGCGGCGAGCATCCCGATGGCGGTTCGGAACCCATCCCTGAACCTCGCCCAAGCCGTTCAGATCGCCGTCTACGAGGTGTTTATCGCATGCGCCGGCGAGCGGTCGCCTGTCAGCTACCGGCTCGCCACCGATCAGGACCGGCGCGCCCTGCTCCATCGCCTGCAGCTTCTGCTCCGCATGGTCGAGTTCGAGCCGCTCAACGACGACTGGGATACGATCCGCGTTCCACTGGAGCGCGTACTGGGTCGAACCCGCCTCGAATCCCGCGACGTCGCGGTGATGACGATGCTCTGCCACGACCTCGAAGAGTTCCTCAAGCGCAAGGGGATCGTTCCGAGGGAGTAGGGGATCGCAGAGCGTCAGCGACCGGTCGAGTCCCACATCGAATCGTCGCACTGGAATGCGTCGATTGTGTGGATCACGTCCCACTCACCCGCGCGCTCCAGGATGGCGACGACGTCGAACCGGCACGGAGCGTCGAGCCATCCGCGTTCCTGTAGGAACGCCATTCCTGAACGGCACAGGCGAGCGCGCTTCGTTTTGGTCACTGCCTCGGATGGGTCGCCGAACCGTGTGCCCCGTCGGGCTTTGACCTCGACGAACACGAGCGTGTCGCCATCGCGAGCGATGGCGTCGATCTCGCCATGCGGCGTGCGAACGTTGCGCTGTAGGATGGAGTACCCCAGTCGCTCTAGGAACGCGCACGCGGCATCTTCGCCGCGCCGTCCGAGCTCAGCGGCGGGAACTCGGTTCATGGGCGTTCTCGCAGAACTCGCGGACGCCTCGGAACGTGCGCCTGTGGATCGGGCAGACGCCGAGGGTCTCGATGGCGCGGCGGTGGCTTGGGGAGGGGTAGCCCTTGTGGCTCGCGAAGCCGTAGCCGGGGTATTCGGCGTCGTAGGCTTCCATGATGCGATCCCGCGTGACCTTGGCGAGTATCGACGCCGCCGCGATGGAGACGGATCGCTGGTCGCCTCGGACGACTGTGATCACTTGGGGCGCGAAGCCGTCGGGGAAGTG contains these protein-coding regions:
- a CDS encoding phytanoyl-CoA dioxygenase family protein, encoding MDNTDSRATTLPIDRSAADPIATQTSPSGPLSASEVAAFVRHGYHVGRRLVPPDIVASVRDRMWRELGRSPDDPSTWPEAAIIVPHEVNRHMAPCRTAQVEAVAEQLVGAHFRRGGGASPVINFPRHGEPVFEPMGLHIDGIDVTTLLPLHRFLVTMTYLTDTVEFGGATAVSPGSHRLLFEHWITSGTVPGGKTAVPDLDYQTPIPVTANAGDVVFLHYLVAHGSSHNRANHPRVALNGVVGPDRDAPYVPKLGPPAPDWTPIDWTLRTDTLGIERIDQLPRDTITL
- a CDS encoding RNA methyltransferase produces the protein MRRSGMADDLAPEEVRALRIDVPSQLPNIRVILEETKDARNVGSVARAIKGMGISELWLVNPLCDWRNSQEARQLASNSRDVLAAAREVTTLDEAVGDVHLLVGTTHRRRERRMAQPVTMREAAAEIARTAIDHRVALYFGREDFGISNASLSRCHLAASIPMAVRNPSLNLAQAVQIAVYEVFIACAGERSPVSYRLATDQDRRALLHRLQLLLRMVEFEPLNDDWDTIRVPLERVLGRTRLESRDVAVMTMLCHDLEEFLKRKGIVPRE
- a CDS encoding YraN family protein; its protein translation is MNRVPAAELGRRGEDAACAFLERLGYSILQRNVRTPHGEIDAIARDGDTLVFVEVKARRGTRFGDPSEAVTKTKRARLCRSGMAFLQERGWLDAPCRFDVVAILERAGEWDVIHTIDAFQCDDSMWDSTGR